A genomic window from Salvia splendens isolate huo1 chromosome 11, SspV2, whole genome shotgun sequence includes:
- the LOC121754531 gene encoding uncharacterized protein LOC121754531: MGCIAEERFYYAVSLLQGDAYYWWETVPRAIIHPPVLSWDDFLREFSDKYMPPVYRDEKQREFLSLKQGSMSVADYEVKFTQLSRYASALLPTEQDKCRRFEEGLIYEIRSKITPSDLRTYNDLRAAAIRAERLVKESHVYIQTQKRGPQEYRGESSSSISKRPSSFSSASSFSRGGPLGQRGRHAPPFSYEWGRGSGMTARARPLCVHCGRPHTWEYRIITGGCFHSGQQGHYYRECPLGSNIISSGRAATEPTVQNVRPAASSASINRGRGGGQT; encoded by the coding sequence ATGGGTTGTATTGCAGAAGAACGTTTTTATTACGCAGTGTCTCTTCTTCAGGGCGATGCTTACTATTGGTGGGAGACTGTCCCACGAGCTATAATACATCCTCCAGTACTCAGTTGGGATGACTTCTTGAGAGAGTTCAGTGATAAGTATATGCCACCAGTGTATCGTGATGAGAAGCAAAGAGAGTTTTTGTCCCTTAAACAAGGATCTATGTCAGTTGCAGATTATGAAGTGAAGTTTACTCAGCTTTCTCGTTATGCATCGGCATTGCTACCTACAGAACAAGATAAGTGTAGACGTTTTGAAGAAGGATTGATATATGAGATAAGAAGCAAAATCACACCTTCAGACCTTCGTACTTATAATGATCTACGTGCAGCAGCTATACGAGCAGAGAGACTAGTGAAAGAAAGCCATGTGTATATTCAAACACAAAAGAGGGGACCACAAGAGTATAGGGGTGAATCAAGCTCGAGCATTTCAAAAAGGCCTAGTTCTTTTTCTTCGGCATCGAGTTTCAGTAGAGGAGGTCCATTGGGTCAAAGAGGCAGACATGCACCACCTTTCAGTTATGAGTGGGGACGAGGATCTGGTATGACAGCACGTGCACGACCTTTATGCGTGCACTGTGGACGACCACATACATGGGAATATCGAATAATTACAGGAGGTTGTTTTCACAGCGGACAGCAAGGACACTATTATAGAGAATGCCCACTGGGGTCTAACATAATATCAAGTGGAAGAGCAGCAACGGAACCAACAGTACAGAATGTGCGACCTGCAGCATCGAGTGCAAGTATTAATCGAGGTCGTGGAGGAGGACAAACATGA